From one bacterium Scap17 genomic stretch:
- a CDS encoding Na+/H+ antiporter subunit G yields MPTWFYPVLEGVIAFFLVAGGLFALIGSLGLTHLKDFYMRLHGPSKTTTLGVGCVLMASMIYFRATTGHFSFQEMLVSIFLFITAPVTAHLLSKAALHQKLVADKRTRNVPEQLEVAEEPDEVNAEASESRLP; encoded by the coding sequence ATGCCCACCTGGTTCTATCCTGTACTCGAAGGCGTGATCGCCTTCTTCCTGGTTGCCGGCGGCCTGTTTGCCTTGATCGGCTCCCTGGGACTGACGCACCTGAAGGACTTCTACATGCGCCTGCACGGCCCCAGCAAGACCACCACGCTGGGGGTCGGCTGCGTGCTGATGGCGTCGATGATCTATTTCCGCGCCACCACCGGCCACTTCAGCTTCCAGGAAATGCTGGTGTCCATCTTCCTGTTCATCACCGCCCCCGTGACTGCTCATCTGCTATCCAAGGCGGCGCTGCACCAGAAGCTGGTGGCGGACAAGCGAACACGCAACGTGCCGGAGCAACTTGAAGTCGCCGAGGAGCCGGACGAGGTCAACGCCGAGGCCAGCGAATCCCGCCTGCCGTGA
- a CDS encoding GGDEF domain-containing protein produces MSACSDSDMLPSPPLQAAHGQPVVESCYALEALLRQRQVSMHFQPIVSSNGREVFAYEALARGNAAGPLASPLAMFSAAREHGRLVELDSLCRERALEQWSTLGLTERLFINVSPDVLLDGTHSPGLTRRLLRRFGLRPHQVVIELTEQTPGLDSALMREAVSHYQSMGFAIALDDLGEGYASLKLWSSVQPDFVKIDRHFISGIHADPLKRRFVRSIIDIAHGSGSQVIAEGVEREAEMECVRQLGADYLQGWLFAPAEADPIGQRAALDRHLRRLSRRLHHRPPPGRSIGSLARAVTPVQQDVTVNEVAQRLHAEQEVMSLAVVDEQQRPVGMIIRHRLLGLLSQRFGPELYARRLIHEVMQSSPLRVEADETLERVSAKVTGREGSDRDEDFIITRGGRYQGLGRTLDLLRIITELQVASAEEANPLTRLPGNGPIERQLLECVAGEGAGLGEGLGEDLRENSSARSAEWAAIYLDLDNFKPFNDRFGHAQGDRMLLALATVLRDALQEGDFLGHVGGDDFVMTLCMAEPHRALRLTALEQRLAGLQSAFQHAVSSLYPADVLAAGGFQGHDRFGTTRFFPLTRLSLVALHDLAGCEMTHIAARWSELKSEAKTRDSGRVIEACTSPVQ; encoded by the coding sequence ATGTCAGCATGTTCAGATTCTGACATGCTCCCTTCCCCGCCCCTGCAAGCCGCCCATGGCCAGCCTGTCGTCGAATCCTGTTATGCACTGGAGGCGTTGCTGCGTCAGCGCCAGGTGAGCATGCATTTCCAGCCCATCGTGTCGTCCAACGGGCGTGAGGTGTTCGCCTATGAGGCGCTGGCGCGCGGGAATGCCGCGGGGCCACTGGCCTCACCACTGGCGATGTTCTCGGCGGCGCGCGAACACGGCCGGCTGGTGGAACTCGACAGCCTGTGTCGCGAGCGTGCGCTCGAGCAATGGTCGACGCTGGGCCTGACGGAGCGGCTGTTCATCAACGTGTCTCCCGATGTGCTGCTGGATGGCACCCACTCGCCCGGCCTGACGCGACGCCTGCTGCGGCGCTTCGGCCTGCGTCCGCACCAGGTGGTGATCGAGCTGACCGAGCAGACGCCCGGGCTGGATTCGGCGCTGATGCGGGAAGCCGTCAGTCATTATCAATCGATGGGCTTCGCCATCGCGCTGGATGATCTCGGCGAGGGCTATGCCAGCCTCAAGCTGTGGTCGTCGGTGCAGCCGGACTTCGTCAAGATCGACCGTCACTTCATCAGTGGTATCCATGCCGACCCGCTCAAGCGGCGCTTCGTGCGCTCGATCATCGATATCGCCCACGGTAGTGGCAGTCAGGTGATCGCCGAGGGCGTCGAGCGTGAGGCGGAAATGGAGTGCGTGCGACAGCTGGGGGCCGACTACCTGCAAGGCTGGTTGTTCGCGCCGGCCGAGGCCGACCCAATCGGCCAGCGCGCCGCGCTCGACCGGCATCTGCGCCGACTGAGTCGCAGGCTGCATCACCGCCCGCCGCCTGGCCGCAGCATCGGCAGCCTGGCGCGCGCCGTGACGCCGGTGCAGCAGGATGTCACCGTCAATGAGGTCGCCCAGCGACTACATGCCGAGCAGGAGGTGATGTCACTGGCCGTGGTGGACGAACAGCAGCGACCAGTGGGCATGATCATCCGCCATCGCCTGCTGGGGCTGCTGAGCCAGCGCTTCGGACCGGAACTGTATGCACGACGCTTGATCCACGAGGTCATGCAGAGCAGTCCGCTGCGCGTCGAGGCGGATGAGACGCTGGAGCGCGTCTCGGCCAAGGTGACCGGCCGCGAAGGCAGTGATCGGGATGAGGACTTCATCATCACGCGCGGCGGGCGCTATCAGGGACTGGGGCGCACCCTGGACTTGCTGCGCATCATCACGGAGCTGCAGGTCGCGAGTGCCGAGGAGGCCAATCCATTGACGCGCCTGCCGGGCAACGGGCCGATTGAGCGCCAGTTGCTCGAGTGCGTGGCTGGCGAGGGCGCGGGCTTGGGTGAGGGGTTGGGCGAGGACTTGCGAGAGAACAGTAGCGCGCGCAGTGCCGAGTGGGCGGCGATCTATCTGGATCTCGACAACTTCAAGCCCTTCAATGACCGCTTCGGCCACGCGCAGGGCGACCGCATGCTGCTGGCGCTGGCGACGGTATTGCGCGATGCGCTGCAGGAGGGTGACTTTCTCGGCCATGTCGGCGGCGATGATTTCGTGATGACGCTGTGCATGGCCGAACCGCACCGGGCACTGCGCCTGACAGCGCTCGAGCAACGTCTAGCTGGCCTGCAATCGGCATTCCAGCATGCGGTCTCCAGCCTGTATCCGGCCGATGTACTGGCAGCGGGAGGCTTTCAGGGCCACGACCGCTTCGGCACCACGCGCTTCTTTCCGCTGACGCGACTGTCACTGGTGGCGCTGCATGATCTTGCCGGGTGCGAGATGACCCACATCGCCGCGCGCTGGAGCGAGCTCAAGAGCGAAGCCAAGACGCGAGACTCCGGGCGTGTCATCGAGGCATGTACCTCACCAGTGCAGTGA
- a CDS encoding Na+/H+ antiporter subunit C, with protein MEALYATTTGLLAACGVYLTLRGRTFPVVVGLTLLSYAVNLFLFSMGGLAMHGTPAVVGSGSPTADPLPQALVLTAIVIGFAMTAFVVILAMRARGDLGSDHVNGNRLDDSKEKEDTK; from the coding sequence ATGGAAGCCCTCTACGCCACTACCACCGGTCTGCTGGCCGCCTGCGGTGTCTACCTCACCCTGCGCGGCCGCACCTTCCCCGTCGTGGTCGGTCTGACGCTGCTGTCCTACGCCGTCAACCTGTTCCTGTTCTCCATGGGCGGCCTGGCCATGCATGGCACTCCCGCCGTGGTTGGCTCAGGCTCGCCCACGGCAGACCCCCTGCCCCAGGCGCTGGTGCTGACCGCCATCGTGATCGGCTTCGCCATGACGGCCTTCGTGGTCATTCTGGCGATGCGCGCGCGCGGCGATCTGGGCAGTGACCATGTCAACGGCAATCGCCTGGATGATTCGAAAGAGAAAGAGGACACCAAGTGA
- a CDS encoding K+/H+ antiporter subunit F, with the protein MLDIALWISIALFAASLVLNVFRLAIGPDLPDRILAVDTMYVNSIALIVLFGIQLNSKSYFEAALLIAMLGFVSTVAVCKYLLRGDIIE; encoded by the coding sequence ATGCTAGACATCGCCCTGTGGATCAGCATCGCGCTGTTCGCCGCCTCGCTGGTGCTCAACGTCTTCCGGCTCGCCATCGGGCCGGACCTGCCGGACCGCATTCTGGCGGTGGACACCATGTACGTGAACTCTATCGCCCTTATCGTGCTGTTCGGCATCCAGCTCAACAGCAAGTCCTACTTCGAGGCGGCGCTGTTGATCGCCATGCTCGGTTTCGTCAGCACCGTGGCAGTCTGCAAGTACCTGCTGCGCGGCGACATCATCGAATGA
- a CDS encoding cryptochrome/photolyase family protein, with amino-acid sequence MATRHDFARPLVLVLGDQLSHDLASLKQAPADSVIAFCEVEEEGRYVPHHPHKIAMMLAAMRHHAQELRECGWQVHESRLEDPDNLQRLTSEAERLAALYQCDGVLVTRPGEWRLLDDFMARREAGSVRWEVLEDTRFFTTPAAFAGWAEGRKQLRMEYFYREQRRDTDLLMEGNEPAGGKFNHDHDNREPIPDDFHAPPPPVHAHHEDATTREVLALVAARFGEQASGKDRHFGSLENFNWAVTRTQARSDLTHFLDHCLADFGRYQDAIEDSDPFLFHSRLSAALNIGLLSPQEVCNAVDAAWRRGDVPINSAEGFIRQILGWREYVRGIYWTRMPGYKRENRLEASRNLPEFFWTGDSGMRCLDQAIASTREHAYAHHIRRLMVTGNFALLCGVKPEALCDWYLAVYVDACEWVELPNTLGMVLHADGGLMGSKPYCASGKYIDRMSNHCDRCQYSPKQVTGTHACPFNSLYWHFIERHREALSRNPRMSLVYGSWRRMKDDKREALLQQADAFLARLDSAADYGSDAHRAGYYAAPSSLITDKESS; translated from the coding sequence CTGGCGACGCGTCATGACTTTGCGCGGCCACTGGTGCTGGTTCTCGGCGACCAGCTCAGCCATGACCTGGCAAGCCTCAAGCAGGCGCCAGCCGACAGCGTGATCGCCTTCTGCGAGGTCGAGGAGGAAGGCCGCTACGTACCGCACCACCCGCACAAGATCGCGATGATGCTGGCCGCGATGCGCCATCATGCCCAGGAACTCAGGGAATGTGGCTGGCAGGTACATGAAAGCCGACTGGAGGACCCGGACAACCTCCAACGTCTAACCAGCGAGGCAGAGCGTCTGGCCGCCCTGTATCAGTGTGATGGCGTGCTGGTGACCCGCCCCGGCGAGTGGCGTCTGCTGGACGACTTCATGGCGCGACGCGAAGCCGGCAGCGTGCGCTGGGAAGTCCTCGAGGACACGCGCTTCTTCACCACGCCGGCAGCATTCGCCGGCTGGGCCGAGGGCCGCAAGCAACTGCGCATGGAATACTTCTATCGCGAACAACGCCGTGACACCGACCTGCTGATGGAAGGCAACGAACCCGCCGGCGGCAAGTTCAATCACGACCACGACAACCGCGAACCGATTCCAGACGACTTCCATGCCCCGCCACCACCGGTGCATGCCCATCACGAAGATGCGACCACTCGCGAGGTGCTGGCGCTGGTCGCGGCGCGCTTCGGGGAACAGGCCAGTGGCAAGGATCGCCACTTCGGCAGCCTCGAGAACTTCAACTGGGCCGTCACTCGCACCCAGGCTCGCTCTGACCTCACGCATTTTCTCGATCACTGCCTGGCAGACTTCGGCCGCTATCAGGATGCCATCGAGGACAGCGACCCCTTCCTGTTCCATTCACGTCTGTCCGCCGCGCTCAATATCGGGCTCTTGAGCCCGCAGGAGGTCTGCAACGCCGTGGACGCTGCCTGGCGGCGCGGCGATGTACCGATCAATTCGGCGGAAGGGTTCATTCGCCAGATACTCGGCTGGCGCGAATATGTTCGCGGCATCTACTGGACACGCATGCCCGGCTACAAGCGCGAGAACCGGCTGGAAGCCAGCCGCAACCTGCCGGAATTCTTCTGGACGGGAGACAGCGGCATGCGCTGTCTGGATCAGGCCATCGCCAGCACCCGCGAGCATGCCTACGCCCACCATATTCGTCGCCTGATGGTCACGGGCAACTTCGCGCTGCTGTGCGGCGTGAAGCCCGAGGCGCTATGCGACTGGTATCTGGCGGTCTATGTGGACGCCTGTGAGTGGGTCGAGCTGCCCAATACGCTGGGCATGGTGCTGCATGCCGATGGCGGCCTGATGGGCTCCAAGCCTTATTGCGCCTCTGGCAAGTACATCGACCGCATGTCCAATCACTGCGACAGGTGCCAGTACTCGCCGAAGCAGGTCACCGGCACGCATGCCTGCCCGTTCAACAGCCTCTACTGGCACTTCATCGAGCGCCATCGCGAAGCATTGTCGCGCAATCCGCGCATGTCACTGGTCTACGGCAGCTGGCGACGCATGAAGGACGACAAGCGCGAAGCTCTGCTGCAACAGGCCGACGCCTTCCTGGCTCGCCTCGACAGCGCCGCGGACTATGGCAGTGATGCCCATCGCGCCGGTTACTACGCCGCGCCTTCCAGTCTCATCACCGACAAGGAATCCTCATGA
- a CDS encoding ferrochelatase yields MSTPRFGVMLVNLGTPDAPTPKAVRRYLAEFLGDVRVIDLPRLLWLPILHGLVLTTRPKKVAEAYASVWTEDGSPLMAIGKRQRAALEARLAESLGEDIPVELAMTYGKPTMEEVGRKLASRGADRMLILPLYPQFSRTTTAAVFDRLARALKPCPHLPELRFVRDYHDHPDYIAALATSVREHWEKEGRRGKRLLMSYHGIPKRYATAGDPYPTQCERTSQLLAEALGLGDDEWAMTYQSRFGKAEWLKPYTDETLKAWGGEGLESVDVISPAFAADCLETLEELEEENRGYFTESGGGDFRYIPALNDRSDHIDLLEALCRQHTQGW; encoded by the coding sequence ATGAGTACCCCGCGTTTTGGCGTCATGCTGGTCAATCTCGGCACCCCCGATGCCCCGACCCCCAAGGCGGTGCGCCGTTATCTCGCGGAGTTTCTCGGTGATGTGCGCGTGATCGACCTGCCGCGTCTGCTCTGGCTGCCGATTCTGCATGGCCTGGTGTTGACGACGCGTCCCAAGAAGGTGGCCGAGGCCTACGCCTCGGTGTGGACGGAAGACGGCTCGCCATTGATGGCGATCGGCAAGCGTCAGCGCGCCGCGCTGGAAGCACGCCTGGCCGAGTCACTGGGCGAGGACATTCCCGTCGAGCTGGCGATGACCTACGGCAAGCCGACCATGGAAGAGGTGGGGCGCAAGCTCGCCAGCCGCGGTGCCGACCGCATGCTGATCCTGCCGCTCTATCCGCAGTTCTCGCGCACGACCACCGCCGCGGTCTTCGATCGCCTGGCGCGTGCGCTCAAGCCGTGCCCGCATCTGCCGGAGCTGCGTTTCGTGCGCGACTATCACGATCATCCAGATTACATCGCGGCGCTGGCCACCAGCGTGCGGGAGCATTGGGAGAAGGAAGGTCGGCGCGGCAAGCGCCTGCTGATGAGCTATCACGGCATTCCCAAGCGCTATGCCACCGCAGGTGACCCCTACCCGACGCAATGCGAGCGAACCAGCCAGTTGCTGGCCGAGGCGCTGGGGCTTGGTGACGATGAATGGGCGATGACCTATCAGTCACGTTTCGGCAAGGCCGAGTGGCTCAAACCGTACACCGATGAAACGCTCAAGGCGTGGGGCGGTGAAGGGCTGGAAAGCGTCGATGTCATCTCGCCGGCCTTCGCGGCTGACTGTCTCGAGACGCTGGAAGAGCTGGAGGAAGAGAACCGCGGCTACTTCACCGAATCCGGTGGTGGCGACTTCCGCTACATTCCGGCGCTCAATGATCGCAGTGATCATATCGATCTGCTCGAGGCGCTGTGTCGTCAGCATACCCAGGGCTGGTAA
- a CDS encoding monovalent cation/H+ antiporter subunit D: protein MLQHLIVLPIVLPLLVGAGLLLSRATSPTLRRTVSLVAQAMMVAIAIALVVQAGDGAIRYYALGDWQPPFGIVLVLDRLSATMVLLSSLLGLLACLYATAGIDETGSNFHGLFLLQLMGINGAFLTGDLFNLFVFFEVLLIASYALLLHGGSKARTLSALHYVVLNLMGSAFFLIALGILYGVTGTLNMADMAVIVTTLDPGRAGLMEAGGLLLLVVFGLKAAMLPLYFWLPRAYSAASAPVAALFAIMTKVGIYSILRVYSLIFTDNAGPLADLGRDWLWWAGLATLVVAMLGVLSARDLRTLVAYLVMVSVGTLLTALGMNTIEADSALLFYLIHSTLVTGGLFLLVDVVAAQRGKAGARIVRSRPLLQAGLLGGLFLIGTAAAVGLPPFSGAIGKALILASATPEQQIWLWPLLLLAGLCSLVACSRAGSSVFWRTSKAEPSGERVGAARGIATGGLISAALMLVIFAGPLANWTKASAEQLSNPAPYLESLLGKDAAPETAPPLKGDVS from the coding sequence ATGCTGCAACACCTGATTGTCCTTCCGATTGTCCTGCCGCTGCTGGTGGGGGCGGGCCTGCTGCTCAGTCGTGCCACCTCACCGACCCTGCGCCGCACGGTCAGCCTGGTGGCCCAGGCAATGATGGTGGCCATCGCCATCGCGCTGGTGGTGCAGGCCGGTGATGGCGCCATCCGCTACTACGCGCTGGGCGACTGGCAGCCGCCGTTCGGGATCGTGCTGGTGCTGGACCGCCTGTCGGCGACCATGGTGCTGCTCAGCTCGCTGCTGGGACTGCTGGCCTGTCTGTACGCCACGGCAGGCATCGATGAGACCGGCTCCAATTTCCATGGTCTGTTCCTGCTGCAGCTGATGGGCATCAACGGCGCCTTCCTGACCGGCGACCTGTTCAACCTGTTCGTGTTCTTCGAGGTGCTGTTGATCGCCTCCTACGCCCTGCTGCTGCATGGCGGCAGCAAGGCACGCACGCTGTCGGCACTGCACTATGTGGTACTGAACCTGATGGGCTCGGCGTTCTTCCTGATCGCGCTGGGTATCCTGTACGGCGTGACCGGCACCCTGAACATGGCCGACATGGCAGTCATCGTCACCACGCTGGACCCGGGCCGGGCCGGTCTGATGGAAGCCGGTGGCCTGCTGTTGCTGGTGGTGTTCGGCCTCAAGGCGGCAATGCTGCCGCTGTACTTCTGGTTGCCGCGTGCCTACTCCGCCGCCTCGGCACCGGTGGCGGCGCTGTTCGCGATCATGACCAAGGTCGGCATCTACTCCATCCTGCGCGTCTACTCGCTGATCTTCACCGACAATGCTGGCCCACTAGCGGACCTCGGTCGTGACTGGCTGTGGTGGGCGGGCCTCGCCACCCTGGTGGTGGCGATGCTGGGCGTGCTCTCGGCGCGTGATCTGCGCACCCTGGTGGCCTATCTGGTGATGGTGTCGGTGGGCACGCTGCTGACGGCGCTGGGCATGAACACGATCGAGGCAGACAGCGCGCTGCTGTTCTACCTGATCCACTCGACGCTGGTCACCGGCGGGCTCTTCCTGCTGGTCGACGTGGTCGCCGCTCAGCGCGGCAAGGCCGGGGCACGCATCGTGCGCTCGCGGCCGCTACTGCAGGCAGGCCTGCTGGGCGGCCTCTTCCTGATCGGCACCGCAGCCGCCGTCGGGCTGCCGCCGTTCTCGGGCGCCATCGGCAAGGCGCTGATTCTCGCCTCGGCGACGCCGGAGCAACAGATCTGGCTGTGGCCGCTGCTGCTGCTGGCCGGTCTGTGCTCGCTGGTCGCCTGCTCACGCGCTGGCTCCAGCGTGTTCTGGCGCACCAGCAAGGCCGAACCCAGCGGCGAGCGGGTCGGCGCGGCGCGTGGTATCGCCACTGGCGGGCTGATCTCGGCCGCGCTGATGCTGGTCATCTTCGCGGGGCCGCTGGCGAACTGGACCAAGGCCTCCGCCGAGCAGCTGTCCAACCCGGCCCCCTATCTTGAATCCTTGCTCGGCAAGGACGCGGCACCCGAAACCGCACCGCCGTTGAAGGGAGATGTCTCATGA
- a CDS encoding Na+/H+ antiporter subunit E — protein MIKPRSRLLPTPMLSVLLLIVWLMLQNSVAPGQILLGAVLAIAIPILTYRFWEPQPDLQKPWRLISYFLRVIMDIIIANLQVSYLILNPRAKFRPAFVRYPLELEEKFPITVLSSTITLTPGTVSAYLTLDGRHLIIHALDVEDEQELIDEIRQRYERPLKEIFEC, from the coding sequence ATGATCAAGCCTCGTTCCCGTCTCTTGCCCACGCCGATGCTGTCGGTGCTGCTGCTGATCGTCTGGCTGATGCTGCAGAACAGCGTCGCGCCCGGTCAGATTCTGCTCGGGGCAGTGCTGGCCATCGCGATTCCCATCCTGACCTACCGCTTCTGGGAGCCGCAGCCCGACCTCCAGAAGCCCTGGCGGCTGATCAGCTATTTCCTGCGCGTGATCATGGACATCATCATCGCCAACCTGCAGGTGTCCTACCTGATCCTCAATCCGCGCGCCAAGTTCCGTCCGGCCTTCGTGCGCTATCCGCTGGAGCTTGAGGAGAAGTTCCCGATCACCGTGCTGTCGAGCACCATCACGCTGACGCCGGGCACGGTCTCGGCCTATCTGACGCTGGACGGTCGCCATCTGATCATCCACGCACTGGATGTCGAGGATGAGCAGGAGTTGATCGACGAGATCCGCCAGCGCTACGAGCGTCCGCTCAAGGAGATCTTCGAATGCTAG
- a CDS encoding DUF393 domain-containing protein translates to MSRIWQASAPVTLYHDGKCPLCQREVAWLARHPRRERVITVDIRAPDFSPQALDLSFETMMGRLHVQDARGEWYVGMDASRALYAVLGYRRLVRLSLLPGLRPLMDLSYRFFARHRERIGRWVPQKHT, encoded by the coding sequence ATGAGCCGCATCTGGCAAGCCAGCGCACCGGTCACGCTCTATCACGATGGCAAGTGTCCCCTGTGCCAGCGCGAGGTCGCCTGGCTGGCCAGGCATCCGAGGCGGGAGCGAGTCATAACGGTGGATATCCGTGCACCAGATTTCTCGCCTCAGGCGCTGGACTTGAGCTTCGAGACGATGATGGGACGTCTGCACGTGCAGGACGCACGCGGGGAATGGTATGTCGGCATGGATGCCAGCCGAGCACTCTATGCAGTACTCGGCTATCGGCGCCTGGTGCGCCTGTCGCTGCTGCCGGGCCTGCGCCCGCTGATGGACTTGAGTTACCGCTTCTTCGCCCGCCATCGCGAGCGCATTGGCCGCTGGGTGCCTCAAAAGCACACCTGA